The Fusarium poae strain DAOMC 252244 chromosome 2, whole genome shotgun sequence nucleotide sequence ACTAGCCTcccttatagtaataatatagttacttttaaccttatataagtatataagtataaggaaatagataaagaagataagattctttttataattaaagtcaCTAGCAGCAGTAAAGTTAAGATGCCCTTATTACTGCCTTATATACCTAACTCTAAGTTATTACTACTTATACTTCCCTTAACTCTTTATccctattaatactatatgcAGCTTTATAagttactttataatattatcaggggaataagaataatataagaagatagccttattagcTAAGAaaatagatatatagtatattttagCAGGGAAGCTATTTCCCTTACTAAAGTATTACTAGAGCTATTATAGTCATTTCTCttactttaaaatagctaataaatcaatagaagctttaaACTATACCTTTTTATTAGTTTAAgcctattttaataagatttaagtattatttaattaaaaaaaatagtattttaatataaattacgCTAAGtaggcatcttccgggatatctcacacttttcgccttatCttatacttttgtggccaactaagcttgcttagttagcaccccctcccggctagccaacgagtaactTTGAAGCGTCTAGGTCAGCCAGTTGGAGACATTTCCCAACGGGGAAATGGAGGAATCCGTGTTACTATCCGCGGGATCTTGCTGTATCTTGTTTAATGCGGGCGTAGGTATGGATCTGGTTTGCGTCACTTTTACTACTCTAGAGTTTCATTGAGAAGCGAATGTTTACTTGGCAATATTAGGAATTATGTATGTATTCTTAATGTAACCTTATTAACTAACTCGTCCTCACGtgctgactgactgactgactctCGGTGGTAAATTGTCCGTCCGGTAGTTGGGAAACGCGTCTCTGGGTCCAAACTTTAACTTTGTGTTTCAATCTCAGTCTCGTCTCGAGTGTCCAATCATAAGCAAAGTCAATACTCTACATGACACGCGCATAAAATAccctcatcttcaacaaccacTAGTCGGCTTGCGCGGATGAAAAACCTGGCAAGGAATACCCAGCCATGTTTATTCTCAACATATTCCAAATACCCCGTAATAGATCCACAGCCCTCCAAAAGCTTACATGTTGCAGTACACTTACAGTATAGATCACGCTTTTACCCCCCTGTCAGACCCCTGGATTTTTCTGCTCATTGTGGCGTGATATTTGCCGTGTCTGTCTTCAAGCTTCCAACAGGGCGTCTTCTTCTAAACCCCGATGACATGAGCTAAGCATAGATTACCATAATAAGGTTGTTGCAGGAATATTGCAATGGAGAGTAAGCCCCAGCCTACAGTGACTGACCCCGACTTATGACCAGGATTCCAAATATACCTACTCTACGGATCTCGGAAAGTGTAGGATGGATGGCCGAATTggaaatacttaaatattagACTTCCTTCCTCTCGTTGGAAGAATCAGTTCTAACTATCCGCCACCGTTTTTTGAGTTTATTTTCACTTCGGCAACTGTTTCCCCGCCAAAATCAACTTTGTTTCCATCTCTGACACCTTGTTTTAAGTCCCTCATCATGTATTCTTGGATCCCTCTTTTGGCTACCTTTGCGCCTCAGGCATTGGCGTCTTGCGCTTATGGAACGCATCTTCACCGAAGAGCCGATGCGATTGAGGCCCCCAAGTTTGGCTACTCGGCTGCCAATGTAAGTGTTCATCCCAAGTGTCTACAAGCGGGGTGAGCTGCAGTCAAGCTGACACTGCTTTTAACAGGGACCTGCCAATTGGTACAACTTGGACCCCAAGGCCAACGACCTTTGCGCAACTGGCAAGCATCAGTCTCCCATTAACCTGTCCAACGGAACCCACAAGGTTCTCTCTGCATCAGACCTTCAGATTGAGATCCCCGACTTCCACAATGGTGCGGAGTTTGAGAACCTCGGAAGCACCGTCGAAGTCGTCACTGATGGCATGGGTGGTAAGATCACTCTTGACGACACAGTCTACCATCTGAAGCAgttccatttccacctccCAAGTGAGCATCTCGATAACGGCACTAGCATGGCCATGGAGATGCACATGGTTCACCAGAGCGAGGATAAGCAACTCGCCGTGATTGGAATTTACATCGATCTTGACGATGGACTTCCCAACGCTACCTACAGAGCCAAGGCTGCCGCTCGGGAGGCGACCGGCAAGGGTTGCAAGACGACCCACGCTCAGAAATCCACCGTCGCTACCACCGTTCTCAACTCGGTGGATAAGATTGCAACCCTGGGCGAGACTACCCACACCAAGCCTCTCAAGATGTCCGAGATCGTCTCTCTCCTCAACGCTGGCGAGTTCCAATCGTAAGTCGTTTAATCCGAAGCGAAAGTAATAATAGTCTGATGTAAGACAATGCTGAC carries:
- a CDS encoding hypothetical protein (SECRETED:SignalP(1-17)), with product MYSWIPLLATFAPQALASCAYGTHLHRRADAIEAPKFGYSAANGPANWYNLDPKANDLCATGKHQSPINLSNGTHKVLSASDLQIEIPDFHNGAEFENLGSTVEVVTDGMGGKITLDDTVYHLKQFHFHLPSEHLDNGTSMAMEMHMVHQSEDKQLAVIGIYIDLDDGLPNATYRAKAAAREATGKGCKTTHAQKSTVATTVLNSVDKIATLGETTHTKPLKMSEIVSLLNAGEFQSYSGSLTTPPCSEGVTWLVSTQKVSIPTKTYLKARSVIGYNARFPQNSPGEENILSMLADEVDDDSE